TCCCGCGCAGCCCTACCAATCATAACGAGATCACAGCCCGTCCGATCCAAAAGGCTAAGACCCTCCGCGTGACTGGTGACATCGCCGTTGGCCATAACGGGAACTTTGAGTTTTTGCTTGACTTGCTTCATGATTGTCCAGTTTACTTTCTTGCCGAGTTTTTGCTGCGCTGTCCGACCATGAATGCACACTGCGGCGACGCCAGCGTTTTCTAGAAGCTGGGCAACTTTGACGGCGTTTATGTTTTGGGCGTCGAGTCCGATACGCATTTTTACGGTTAGGGGTTTTTGAGTGGCGTTGACCATTTTTCTTGCAAGATTCTCCAAAGCGGCGGGATTGGATAATAGCGCGGCGCCGTAGCCTTTTGATAGGATTTCTTTTTCGCTACAGCCCACATTAAAATCTATGATGTCGGCGAAGTCTTCAACCATCTTGACACATTTTATTAAGGATTCTTCGTAGTTGCCTATTAGTTGGACGCTTACGGGTCTTTCGGGCTCTTGGATGTTGAGGAGTTCTTTGACTTCAGTTTTGGTTTTGTTTTTTATTGTGTCGACATCTATCATTTGAGTGTAGACTAGGCTGGCTTTGTTTTCTCTGCAGAGCACCCGAAACGCGGTGCAGTTAACGGCTGCCATGGGCGCCAGAACGAATTGGCCTGGGATGTCTACGTTTCCTATTTTCATGTCTAAGTTATGGTTTGGTGGTGTGTTTTAACGTTATGATTGGATGCGGTGGCGAGTGGGTCAATCAATCTTGTTCAACTCACATTTAGATGAAGCCTCAAAAATTCTGCTCAAAACATCAACCAATCGCTAAGCAGCCATTTTAGGAAAAACAAATATGCGGGCGTCAGATGCTGATTTGTAGGTGACTTATAGTGACTTGTTGGAAATGGTTTAACAGCCTAGCAAAAGAGGCAGGCATAGAAATCAACGAAACAAACAAAGAACAAATCGACTCGGTCATACACAAATACATAGGCGAAAAATCAAGCTATGGACGCTGCTCAGCAGACTGGAAAAAAGCCAAAAAAGAAATTGCAGCCGACCCAAACATGAAACAAGAACTGATAGCCGAACTCAAAAAAATTTAACGCTCCAATTCAATTTTTTTAAATTTATCTGCTGACCTTGCAGAGAGCACTAACTCCCTAATCTGCAGGGGCAAATGCTCATCTTGCCAACGCCGTTCTTCTTTGACGGATTTGTTGGCGCTTTTGGTAGCCTTCAAAGCGTACCATGCCGCGCCTAAAGAGTGGTCAGCCATGTGAGCAGTGGCTACGGCATGCCCAAAGGAGCGCGCCACAAAAATCGCCGTGGAATCCTTCAGTTCATGGGCTAAGGCGATGATGCCGTAGGCGGCGTTTCTTGCATCCCCTACCGAGGCTTGCCCTAGGCGCCATTGCTCAGCCACCTGCTGCGCGGTTTTTATTCGGGGGTCTACTTTTTCTCCGAAAAGAGGCAACACATGCTCGGCGCAGTCGCAAGCCCATCTGATTAGTTGTTGGTGTTGCGGCTTTTTTAGGGGTCCACCGCGGTGTTCTGCTATGAATCGTTTGTCCCGCAAGCCTGTCACTTCTGTATCTAATCATCGGGGTGGTTATTGAAGTATTTTTAGTCACCACAAACATGGTGAAAAAAAGTAGTTTTTGTTTACGGAAACAGATATACGGAGGCGGCTCTATTATATTTGGTAATACAAGTAAGCTGTTTCTCAGTAGTTGTCACAAACTATTCTCACACACGCTTAATTGGATGAAAAAACTATCCCTGAAGGAAACAAAATGAACAAACCACTACACGCCATAGTATTTAGGTGCCCCACATGCCATGAAAACTTTGAATTTGACGCTGTGGGCGAACACGAATACGTCGCATGCCCCCTCTGCGGAATGGGTTACGTTACCGTAAAGAAGGGCGGCAAAATGAAACTCGAAACCTTCGAATCCCAACCTGAAGAATCAATTTTGGCTTAACGCCAAAACCGTTTTCTTCTCCTTTTTAATCAATGCTCCACATGACCGGCGAGTATTCATCGCCGCATTTTTTTCCGATAATAAATAACTAAACTCACAGCGGCAACAACCGCCAAAGCAGCAACCGTGACAGACACATTAATCGGCACTGCACCAACCGCTTCCCGTTCAATCTCTGGGGGTGAAACAGTAGGTGTGGCAGCCGCATACTGTTTTGTATCGATAACAAAAGAGGTGTCCGCAGAGTAACTGTTCCCAAAATCATCCTCTGCAAAAACCGTGACATGATGTGTGCCTTCTGTTTGATTAGCTAAGGGGTACCAGGTTAATTCTTCGGGAAACTCGGGTGGATAAGGATGAAGAACCCTCACCGTAACATTTCCTGTATCATCTAAATTATATGTCACATAGACAACGGATTCGTCGAGTAACGAGAAATGCAGGGGAACCGTTGAAGTGTTGTATACGCGATTTTCGGGGGACACTAAAGAAACGAAGGGAACGGAGGTATTCACTGTAAAATACACGTCAGCACAGGAAGTCAACATGTTACCTGTTCTAAGATGGATATGGTGGACCCCATCCGTGAAGTTAACTGAAGTTCTAAAAGTTGCACTCTGCCCTATGTTTTCGTTAATTACCACCTCAGGACCACCGTCGATGCTGTAGTAACCTGTTGAAAGAAAAACATGACACCCAGTTACAAGTGTTATAGGGATAACATTGGTAATGTATGTCTTGCTTTGAGGCGACTCAATTATAGCTACAGTCAAATCGCCCCGCTCATAGATGGGGTTTGCCTGCGCCAAATTACCAAAAGAAACCATAACTACCACCGCTAAGGTTAAACAAAAAATTGAAACCTTGCTTTGCGGCATATACATCAATTCATTACTGATTTTTTCTTTTTATAACATTTACGACATGATAAGAAAAAAGTCCTGAAAAAACTCAAAGAAAGAGAGGTTATCTGCCTGTCTTTTTAGCTATATACATCAAAGGTATCCCAAGCAGCGGCAACGAGAGCATCCACAGGTCGAGGTTGTGACCAAGGAACCATCGGTACCAGTCGCTCCAGACGCCGCCAAAAAATATCCAAGACAGATAATTCCACAGGAAAAACAGTCCCAGCAAGCTGATGATGACGCCGGCGCCGCGTAAGTTTAGTTCCGTCCAGTTTTGGACTGGTGTGTTTTTCTTGGTGTAGTATGCAGCGTATATTAGCAGCCCTAATAAGCCCACAACTGTCACGGTGAAACTGAGGAGTTGTTGGGGGTAATTGGTGAGGTATGCGGTTCCTTGTTGTTGCACGGTCTGCATCCAACTGCCCATGTTGGTTAACCAGAATACCAAGACGTAGACGGTGCCTGTGATTAGCCCCCATTTGATGGCGGGATTTTGGGGCTTGTTGGGGCTCAGCTTTTTGGCTAAGATGAGCAGCGTGATGGTTGGCACGATGGATTCTACTAGGGTTGGCAAGGTAGTCCAGGCGAAGTAGCTGAGGGGGTCATACCATGTGGTGGTTAGATTGAAGTAGACGTTTATGCCTGCCATGGGCAAAAGCGAGAGCCAATAGATGGCTTCCAAAACCAAAATCCACTGCAAAATGCGACAGGTCTTCTGCGGTGTTGGGGCGCCTTTTTTGAAGTAGAAAATCAGCGCGGCAAAGGCGATGACGCCGCCAATGAAGCGGGTGATTATGCCGACAAAATTGGTTATGTCTTGGATAAAAACAGACATCGAAAAGCCGCCGCCGATTCGGTTCCATTCGCCGACCCACTCCAGTGTGAAGAGGCCGTGTAGGTTAAAGAGGAAGTATGCAGCGGCGACGATGGCTAAGCCGATTTTAACGGCAAAGAAGCTGTTGGAGGGGTTTTTTTGTTTTAGGGCTGCGAGAGTGTTTGTTAGTATGAGGACTAGCAGGGCGGCGCCGAAGACGTAGAGGACTGCGTGGAAGACGGGGTCGGAGTGGAGCACAGTGGTGGAGGGCGTCATGAACATGCCTCCAAGGTAAGCTGCTAAGAATACGGCAGTAAATATGGCGCCAACTGCTTCTAGGGCAAGTTGAAGGAGACGTGTTTTTTGTTGGCGTATCCAAAAAGCAGAAACCACAACCATAGCTATAGCAACTATGGCTACGACGACTATTAATCCGTAGAATACTGATTGTGAGAAACCCAAGATTTCGGTGGGTTGAGTGGGTTGATCTGGTTGCCAGATGTTTGTTGCTTCGGTATTGGTTATCATGACATACTCGGGTTCGATGGATTCAGCAGCCACCAGCGTCCCTGTTTGTTGATCCCAGACATAACTGGTGTAGGTGGTTGAACCCAAAACCACGCTTCGCGTTGCGCCAGCGATGGTTTGCTGCTCCACGCTGGATATGGTGACGTTTCCTTGGTAGACGTCATAGAATTGGTCTCCGACGTCAAGGTTGGGTGGGATGAAGAAGTCGTCGCCTAAAAAGCCAGTGGCGAGGTTTAATGTGATATGCTCCTCGAATAGAGTTCCATTGCTGAAGCGGGTTTGGATGTCAAGAACTATTTGGGAACCTTCTACGTCAGTGACGTTCATGGATGCCCACTGAATGTTGTGGTCGCCGGGGGGGTTGCCGGTTACGTTGACGTTGTAGCTTATCCAGTCACCTTCTTTGACGCCGGGAGTTACTTCGCCTAAAACCGATCCGACGGGCACTATTATACTGAATACAATTAAGACAATTGCTACCAAGACAAATCTATGCATGCTTATCAATTGTCTGTTTGTTGGTTTTGTTTATAAACGTATCAGTTACAAAGCTTACCTGCAGCTAAATGTTGCGTGGTGGTGCAGTCACATAGCCTTAAGTGTAGCAGAAGTCTGTGTGTTTTTTTGGAGGTGTATGTTTTGGTCAAAGAAGACGAGGAAATCCTCACAACCACCACCAGTGCCGGCGACACCAGCTTTATTGTCTGCAAAACCAACGAAGAAAACAAGGACCAAAAAGTCTGCGTTGACCTCAACGTTTCAACGTCTTCGGAGAGGCGTATGCTTGACAATAACACGTATGACTTGATGGAGCAATTACTCATCGAGTGCAGGAGTTTGTGGCATATAAGAAACAACTATAAAGCGGATGCTGCTGCCGACAACGAAACTCGGCAACTCTGGGAAAGCATCGAGAAAGAGAAAGAAACGATTGCGCAGAGGCTCTCAGAAAAACTCAGAGAACGCCTCTAAGTGCTTGGCTCAAAATTTTCTTCTGTGGTGGCTTAGCGGTGTGTTGAGGGCACTAGCTGTAGCTCTAAGACGACCACGCCCTTATTTGATGTAAATAAAAAAGAATATTGAATTTCTAAAAAAGGTTAAACTGGAGGTATAACGCCCATACGTGAAAGTTCCTCTTTGAGGCTGTCACGAATGTGTTTGAGGGTTTGGCGTTTATCCACGTATTCGTCCCCGTTGAGTCTGCCGCTGCGGAATTCTGTGTCTATCAATTGCAGTTGGGTGCCAAGTTCGTTTATGCGGTCTTTGATTTGGTCCACGTAAGAGTGGGCTTTTTCCTGCACGATGACTTCTGAGGGTGCGAGAGCGTTTTTTATAATGCCGTCTTCGATACGCAGAATGCGACTTGAGACGCGTGCAACGCTGGGGTCGTGAGTAACCATGACTATGGTTTTGCCAAGTTCCTTGTTTATTTTTACAAGATATTCCGCTATGAGTCGGGCGTTTGCTGTGTCTAATTCGCCTGTGGGTTCATCCGCAAGCAGAATTGGGGCATCGTTAGCGAGGGCAGAAGCGATGGCAATGCGTTGTTGTTCACCGCCGCTTAATTCTTCGGGTTTATGGTGAGCACGGGATTCTAAGCCGACCACGTTTAGGAGGTTTTGGACGCGTTCTTTGCGTTTGCCCCGTTTGACGCCTGAGGCAACCATGGCGAATTCAATGTTTTCTCGAGCGGTTAGGGTTGGGATGAGGTTGAGGTTTTGGAATATGTGACCAACGGTTTTGCGCCGATAATCAACGAGTTGGCGAACAGACAAGGAGGTAACGGTTTTTTCGCCGACGGTTACGGTGCCTGCGGTCGCTTTGTCTAGACCGCCTATGATGTTTAGCAGAGTGGATTTGCCGCTTCCACTGGGACCAATTATGGATACTAGTTCACCTGCCCAGATGTCGAGGTTTAGGCCACGGAGGGCTTGGACCTCGATTTTTCCGGTATGGTGGATTTTTACTAGGTCACGGATTTTTATATTCTGATTATTTGTGCTCATCTTGTTCTAACCATCTTTTCTAATTTTGTGACGTATTGAATTGACATGATTATTATGGCCCCAATAGTTGAGGCATAGATTAAGGCGGCGTAGGTGCCGATTGTAGCAACTGCATCAGCAGGGAAGATTAGTCGTTGAGAGACCAATGACATCGTGTACATGGAGTTGTTTGCGATTGCTACTGTGCCATAGACAATGATAACACCTACAACGATACCAAGGATAGCTGCAAAGGTGATGATTGACATGCTTTCTGTGATGAACATCCAGATTAGTTGCCGCAACGATAGTCCCCGGACGCTCATGAGAGTGGCTTCTCGGCTACGTTCTTTTAGGCTAACTATGGCGATCAGGGCTGTTCCAACGGAAGCAGAGATCACAGCGAATATTAGCCCAAAGCTTTGGAAATCAAGTGTTTGTAGGCTAGTGTATGTCGAGAGGTTATTCATCTCTGTGGAACTCTGCCATTCTTCGTCGAAAGAGACAACAGTGTTTATGTCGAGGTCTAAGTCTCGAATTTGTTGAGCAACTACAGCTCCATCGACCCCGGGTTTAAGTTTTATGAGGATGTTGGTGGAGAAGCTTTCTATTTGATAGATATCACTGTCTGCACCTGTTACGTTAAAGAGGTCTCTTGGTGCAAAGCAGTCAGTAGCTAGATCGTAGCTGCCTCCATAGTAGTAAGACGGCACAAATTGTGAACCAATAACGCTTTTCCCGCTCGCATCCTGGAATATTGTTGTTGTCCCTGACGTCCGGTAGGGTATTACAGTATTGTCTCCTGTGGGTTCAGGTCCAA
The DNA window shown above is from Candidatus Bathyarchaeota archaeon and carries:
- a CDS encoding tRNA-dihydrouridine synthase family protein, whose translation is MKIGNVDIPGQFVLAPMAAVNCTAFRVLCRENKASLVYTQMIDVDTIKNKTKTEVKELLNIQEPERPVSVQLIGNYEESLIKCVKMVEDFADIIDFNVGCSEKEILSKGYGAALLSNPAALENLARKMVNATQKPLTVKMRIGLDAQNINAVKVAQLLENAGVAAVCIHGRTAQQKLGKKVNWTIMKQVKQKLKVPVMANGDVTSHAEGLSLLDRTGCDLVMIGRAARDAPWIFDPKNASIDNEGIKRQLLRFIELYNQYENRVSSQEVREHVFWMLKDFKTKQNTRAILNLRYIKEIEAFVRQLK
- a CDS encoding ABC transporter ATP-binding protein, whose protein sequence is MSTNNQNIKIRDLVKIHHTGKIEVQALRGLNLDIWAGELVSIIGPSGSGKSTLLNIIGGLDKATAGTVTVGEKTVTSLSVRQLVDYRRKTVGHIFQNLNLIPTLTARENIEFAMVASGVKRGKRKERVQNLLNVVGLESRAHHKPEELSGGEQQRIAIASALANDAPILLADEPTGELDTANARLIAEYLVKINKELGKTIVMVTHDPSVARVSSRILRIEDGIIKNALAPSEVIVQEKAHSYVDQIKDRINELGTQLQLIDTEFRSGRLNGDEYVDKRQTLKHIRDSLKEELSRMGVIPPV
- a CDS encoding lysine biosynthesis protein — encoded protein: MNKPLHAIVFRCPTCHENFEFDAVGEHEYVACPLCGMGYVTVKKGGKMKLETFESQPEESILA